TTTTCAAGGTACTGTATCGTTGTTCGAAGTTTTCAtttaccaaatacctgcaaatcTTTTAACGTTCCCATCAGAATGTCAGAAGCGATAGCAGGCTGAGAAAATGGCAAAATTATGCTAAAGATTGACGTTATTAATTACGGAAGCGTagtgcattcacttgacaaataaaaaaagccctgttttttggagtaatttatttattttttctgtttttctgagtaattcttcccctgtttttcgtggtaatttttttcctgaacgaggagatGAGATACTTCAAACTCtcgcgagaagctcccacctggcacctgcaagtgacccctgcatccatggtgactcctgctcatggatgtattttgcatccgtgctcctgctcccagacaatttcaactacgggatcaataagggtaaggcacgtaattagttacacacagggtatgataatctagctatgttttcgactgcatccttctagtgtaggcctatcgctcaatgtaacaggttaggttagtaacaggttgtaacaacGTTAGCTGACAAACGTGCATGGGCATGATTTCATTTCCGATATTACTGTGCACCCCTAAATCTGAGTGGGGTTTATTCTATTAATTTTGCAAATTTATTTAGTTCTTGTATagtttgttgtgtctgtgtatgtggcaaaaaattaaaaatgataaaataattataatgatAGCAAACAGCTCTAAATATAATTTATAAATAGAAAATGTATGCTTAGTTTGATAGCTGGCATGCATGTTACTGAAGCTGTCAGTGTTATCCTTCATATATTCATgttaatatattaaatatatttaggGGGCTCCACGTCATGATTTACCTGCAAGATAAAAAGCCTCGTGCTCCCACCAAACTTTAAGACATGTCCCACACGGAGCCTGATGTAGGTCTTCGGGGGGATCTTGTTCTTGTTGACCACAGTGCCGTGTGTGCTGCCCAGGTCATGGATGTAAAACCCTCTGTCCTCGCCCACAGAGCCTCCCTCTCCAGCCTCTCTGCGGTACTGAAGCACTGCATGGTACCTGGAGATCGAGGGATGCTCCAGAGAGACGTCACACACAGGTAAACGTCCGACCACGATGTAACTTTTCTGTGTGAGGGGCACCGTGTCCACGATGGCGCCGTTTTTAAGGATCTCCAGCGCATATGGGACGTCTGGAGCCGTGCCACCCCAGGGCGGCTCTGTGTATGGGATAGGGGGGAATTTACCAGCTGGGGGTCCTTTAGTGGGGAGCACCCTGGGTTTAGCCTCTGGCTTGGTTTTGACAGGAGCCACATTCTTGTCTTGAACTCTTTCCGGCTTGTCCTCATCTTGGCCTTTTTCGGTGGTCTTGCTTTCAGTAACAAGCCCAGAAGTAGTTTCGCTAGCAGTGTGTACAACTTCAGCTTCGTTATTTTCTTTCACATGTTTTGTCTCGGCTGCTGCTGGTTTGGACGGAGCAGAGACGTTACTGCGTTTGCTGGTGAGGGAAGGCGCCGCGAAAAGAGTCGGTTTTTTAAAAGTGTCCTCTGTTTCCGGTTCAGTTTTCTGTAATTCTTTCTTTTCGGGTTCTCCTCCGTTTTCTGTGGCCGAGCACTCACCCGTTTCCATCGCAGAATCCATTTGTTCATCCgttattttcacacacacatctgacgGCGGGGAGGCGGCCATGTTTATTTGGTGCGACTGTTAATTCTGCCCGGTTTTTCAAAGCCTCTATAAAACTCCCCAAAACCACCAATAAATAATGTATATGGGAAGAAAGGCGTTCAAATGTTTTGCATGGCTACTAAATTGTATTTTAACGAGACCTTCAATTTCATACTAATCAAAATAAATGGTTTGTAGCGGAACTAAATATTTTGTTCAGCTGTTCAACCGGGTTTTTAGCAGCAAGGACGAAAATGCTTAGTTCCGGTGCAACTTCCTCCAAAGATGCAAGGGCCGCTGGTTTAAAATATCCGCAGATGTTTTATTCACCCCTGTGTAACGTgagttgttattgttgttgcaaATTATAAATGAATAGTTTAACTAGCTAAACATCCGTGCTACGCACTAACCTAGCTAGCATTTAGCTTAGTCGTTGCTCCTCCGTGAATAAACTCTTCGCTAATGCGTTCTTTCTTGTATGTTCATGCTGTGCGAAACTCCAGTCAGACACCTGACATTTTGCGTTGTCTTGCTATCCGGCAAACACATATACCTGTTAAACATTGACTTCAGAGCGTACAAGAATCAATGCACATTACTTTTCAATTCGGCATTGATTAAAGTGTGCCTAACTGCGTTGTCCGATACTTTTTTAACCATTAATTTTGCATTACCTCCCAGTATCTTTTTCCATCATAAAGGCAGTGCAATCCGATTAAAATTGCCAGTATTTTCTTTGAAACATGTTGTCTTTTGGCCACATCTATGCCGAAATAACCAGAAGacatgtacatttttgcaaCATTGCTTACAATATTGTCTACGAGTTGTGCACGTTTGCCACCATGCAATCAGTAATACATTTCACAGTTATTGAGTAAAGTTTGGGGTGATCTTCTACTGTGTATCAGCTAAAAACGTTACCTTCTTAACTATTCCTAAAAAGCCGAAGACAGTCATAAACTGATTAAAGCCTAGTGAATGTGGTGTGTAAAAATCTGAATCGATGCTATTGttaaagttttatttgtttatttaatctgATGATATTTTGATTTCAATGGTCACTCCAACTTCTCCACCTTTCCAAATTTTCAGATTCAATCCGAGTTTGAATCTGGCTTGTGTCTTTGATCACTCAGCATGATGCGTTACTGGGGTGAGATCCCTGGGCCTGCAGGGGCTCCTCCCAGTCGCAGCTCCTTTGACTTGCTCCAACGTGAGTTTCGCTCAGTGGAGATGCAGGACCCTCCCCTGCACCAGCCCTCAGCCCAGCGTCCGCGGCCCACCACGATGTTGGACATCCCCTCAGAGCCGTGCAGCCTCACCATCCACACAGTGCAGCTGTGTCAGCATGCACGCCGCCTCCGTGGCCTTTTGTCAGCAGCCCAAGCCCAGGCTCAGGGTCAGAGCTCAGCATCCTCTGAGGGTGGCAGCAGGCTGGAGGAGGCTGATACCAACCTGCCTTTGCGTCCTCCTACCCCACCTGCCATGCCAGATGACTTACTACCTGCGGACAGCAAAGCCCCGCGGCAGCCCTTCCTGCTCCGCCACAGTGACCCTGAAAGTGACTTCTATAAGTAAGTTCTCATTTGTGTTGCTGAGATGCAGTACTCCTGTCTTTGTGATTGAATGTGTTCATATCCGGTAAAGCATCTAAATTGCAGGCTCATCAGTCACTCAGACTTTATATTAACTTCTTTTACATATCTGCATTTCGCAGATGTTATCTGAGTCAATTGAGCAACCAGTCATCATTAATCTCCTTTTATCTCCTCTGGTTTTTCCATCATAAGGGGTAAAGGCGAGCCTGTCACAGAGCTGACTTGGCACTCTTGCAGACAGCTCCTCTATCAGTCAGTGGCCACCATCTTGGCTCACGCCGGCTTTGAGTCAGCCCAGGAGAGCGTGCTGGAGACTCTGACCGACCTGGTCCATGAGCATTACCTGCGCCTCTCCCGCATGCTGCGAGTGGCGGTGGACCGGGAAGCTCGGCTTGGAGCAAGTCCCTTCCCAGACGTGGTGGAGCAAGTGTTCCATGAGGTGGGCATTGGCAGCGTGCTGGCCCTGCAGCGCTTCTGGCAAGTGCGGATCAAGGACTATCACAGCTACATGCTGCAGGTGAGGCTGGCAGTGGGTTTGTAGGGTTGTGCTATTTGACAAATTATTCTGTAAGATGATATACAATTTTTTAAACTCTATATGATTTTGGCATAgttttttaattattcataAATGACACATTATTTGATCTTCTAGAAAATGTATCACATGTAAGTAAGATATCATGATAAAAAAATTGCATAGACTGTGATAAAAGATTTTATCTGTAAGCCCcacttctatttattttttattcatttattctcaGGAACAAAACACATCGATCagcatcactgtgtgtgtgccagtgttATCCTTTTCAACTGTTGTCCCTCGGCCAGATGTTAAATTGGCtgatgaaacaacaaaaaaacgcaCACAGCATTTTAAATTAGAGCCAGAGAAAGTAAAACATGAACAGCTAAACAGGATGAAGAGCTGACAGACATAAGGCAACATCATGCTTGCTAAGTAGGACATGTACAAAGCAGGCAATTATACAAAACTGTTGTCATGCAGACAATCAGTGTAACAGCAGtgacaacatgacaacataAAACCAAATTGTGTTTCTCAAATTTTCACAGTTTCACACTTACAACTTAACTTTTTGCAATTTGGTTGATATTTTTTGAAAACTGCTTTGCATCACGAAGCAATTTGTGTGTAGAGCAGAAGCTCTGGCGTAGACCAGCAGCAGAGGGTCTTCATTTTCTCTGTCATTGGTTAAGTGCTGAAATGATTAATTGTTTAAAGAGTTTGTTTACAGAAAAATCATTCTCAGCAATTTAAATGATCaattatttgtttcatttatcaAGCGAAACATCTAGCAATCTGTATTCCCAGCTTCTCCAGTACGAAGATGATCTGCTTTCTCAGTCATTTTTAtaattgtaaactgaatattttggggttttggacACACCAGACTAAGATAAAAACCTAGGCTACTTAAATTTCAGGAAAAATGAGTGGTGACACATCACACAGCAACGTACAGGTGTAGCATTAATGATTAAGCTGACCGTTTAAActtttaataatgataatgagaCTGAGCTGAGcagttacattttacatttgcaTAACACTAATTAATCAGAGCAGCTTAGTTTGGAAAGGCAAATAGCTCCAGCAGTCAgtgagagaggggaaaaaaagtgaccATGGTGTGTCCCACCTTCGCTAACCAATGTCATGGGGAAAACAGTGGAAGATGTCACCACAGGCTCTGAAAAACTATTCAAATTCTGATCATTTCCCACTATATTAGAACATTCTGTAGGCaatacagcaacaacaagcaatACATTGGAAAACTAGTCAGCagattaaataataatgaaaaaataatccCACTGggcacagtgctgaaaaaacatTTGCACGCTCCCATGGCTTCAGCACAACAACGCTGAATCATCTCCGAAAGCATAAA
This Epinephelus lanceolatus isolate andai-2023 chromosome 15, ASM4190304v1, whole genome shotgun sequence DNA region includes the following protein-coding sequences:
- the supt7l gene encoding STAGA complex 65 subunit gamma; this encodes MMRYWGEIPGPAGAPPSRSSFDLLQREFRSVEMQDPPLHQPSAQRPRPTTMLDIPSEPCSLTIHTVQLCQHARRLRGLLSAAQAQAQGQSSASSEGGSRLEEADTNLPLRPPTPPAMPDDLLPADSKAPRQPFLLRHSDPESDFYKGKGEPVTELTWHSCRQLLYQSVATILAHAGFESAQESVLETLTDLVHEHYLRLSRMLRVAVDREARLGASPFPDVVEQVFHEVGIGSVLALQRFWQVRIKDYHSYMLQVSKDLSEEYERLVNPEKALEDSKPPRIKEEPMSDISFPVSEEPEADLASGDQALPMGVLGAHGERLAAGLDGDHSPHPSGGGGANNSPLWPQVKMEPQDGEEGQSAGHHHHHHHHHHGVLGGDVFEEGGPMSTMSESGGAMVPSPGGAASEGSYASHSPDSLMGTSPVFNQRPKKRAKKM